The Labeo rohita strain BAU-BD-2019 chromosome 14, IGBB_LRoh.1.0, whole genome shotgun sequence genomic interval ATGCAAATAAGAAAAAGGGAAACAGCCCAAATGGTTCCAAATAACATGACTACATAATATCACTTCAAAATCCAAAGACTAAATCTTTTTACTAGGCAACTGATGGATGACACTTACTGAACAGCATTCAGTGAAGCTCCACTAATTCATTACATTAGGAAGAAGTTCAGGTTTTACTAGCTAGTCTCTAAGAAAGAATTTCAGACTATGCGTGAAGAACCTGAACAGCGGGCCTCTCTAATGCGTAATGTGTGTTTCCATGCATGATAGAGGCCGATATTGTCTTACGCCATCCTTTGACGGCGAGGAGAGCGCGGTCTGACACCGTGGAGGTTGATGGCTTCGTGTGTGTGTCGAAGAAGAATTAGTTTGTGTATAAGAAGAGCATTGTTTGACAGTGTGTTTATTCATGTGTATGTCAGGAGTCATTTCACACTTGTCAGCTTTCTTTTGTGTGCCGCAGCCCGCAGGCTTTGAGGAAAATCTGAGCCgccgttaaaaaaaaaacaaaaactgcccATTCATCCACAATTtctcagagagagagaacttCTCAAATCTGCATTCTGAACTCTCTTGGTATGCCTTGTATTTTATACAGCTCTCTTTACATTTACCTTTTGAAGCTCGCAAGTCAAGGGCTGCAAGTAAAGTAGAGCTTTGATTCAAACAGAGTagtcattaaaacattaaaatgcatagAACTAAAGAGAGCTTGTGTAACTGCCCTCTCAGAGAATGAACAGATGCTCCTAATGAACTGACTTAACCATGCGCCTTTAGGGTTGCTTCGCAGGTGTTGTATTAATCTCGCCACCTTTCTGAGTAGTTATGGCGCTCGCTCTTCAAGACTGGCCTTTGTCCAGGCCTAGTCATCTCATTTTGCCAAAGTATAAGTTTTTGCCTTCATTTTCCCAGCTATTTCTTCCTTTTGTGCCTTTTAGGTGCTCTATCATATGCTGAGCTGGGTACCTGTATTAAAAAGTCTGGTGGCCATTACACGTACATTCTGGAGGCGTTCGGTCCGCAAGTGGCTTTTGTGCGATTGTGGGTCGACATGATTGCCATAAGGTCAGTAAATCCTCATTCATCCTCTGTCTTCATCGTCAGATCCTTGGAGAACTGCcagaataaacaaacacaatccCTTCAACGCCTCAAATAAACACAAGCCAGCTCTCCTCGATGAAGGTTATCTCTTAATATTGCTGCTAGGCTCCAGTAGTCATAGGATAAAAAACCAGAGATGAAGTGCCTTATGACAATGAACAAGCATCAGGTTCTCACGCAAAGGCTCAAGGGCTGGATTCAGTAGGTTCATACTGTATGTAATCACAGCACCATCAAGATTAACATCTGTAGCTGTAGTTTGAAAGCAAACGAGCATTACACAAAGGAGAGCACAGGAAATGTTCATGGCAAAGATTCAACTCAGACTTTTGTTAGGTATTCATAGtgattttaacagaaaaatgcAAGATATGATGTTCTGTTAGAATCATGATTCATCACTTAGATTAGAACATCTATGTTTTTGAGTGATTACAAAATGTTCAGTACAGGACACTGAGTGCTCAGTgttcattttctcattttgaaGACCTGCAGGTATGGCTGTGATCGCTCTGGCATTTGGCCGCTATATTTTGGAGCCCATCTTCATGCCATGTGAAATTCCTGATATTGCCGTTAAATTGGCCACGACAATCGGAATCAGTAAGCTTGAGctgatttatataatttatatatttatatataaatatagtgaTGCttgattgttattttatattctgtttCATTGCAGCCTTAGTAATGTATCTAAACAGCATGAGTGTAAGCTGGACTACCAGAATCCAAAACTTCCTCACATTCAGCAAGCTGCTTGCTATTGCCATCATCATTGTTCCAGGAGTATACCTACTCTTCAAAGGTAtttagtttgtattttgcttatattatgctttaaaaaaagaagaaaaaatgtgtaaaaattaatttaatatatttaaaaattacatactgtaaaaaaaaaaaatccacaaactAGGGCACAGTTTACTGTATTAATATGAAGGGATtttccacatttatttatttatttatttatttatttatttatttatttatttatttatttatttatttatgtgtgtatgtatgtatttacttacaggtgtttTACCTGTATTTAGAATTTTGCACTTGTTTTTTATGGATTGCTGAATAGTCATCTTGCAGAAAATTACCAgtacattttcctttttattttattttattttattttattttattttattttattttatttatttggtttggGGTTCTgtaagtgacagtaaagacatatatgattttactttttcttttatttatttattaaaacatttgttttcaaataaatgctatttaaatgctattttaaacttcttattcattaaaaaaatctgatttttataaaatcttAAAGTCTTAATCAAATATCACAATTAATTATACagattaattttcatttatacaATGCTAGAATAACCAttatttttgcttaatattaatatacactttgattaataattaatgttcacaagtttcttatgcttgtcaaggctccatttatttgatcaaaaatccagaaataaaattaatattgtgaaatattatttcaatgtcagattttgtttaaatatgtgatgtttttcatatgaatataatttaaattgtaatttgtcaTCATctttactctagtcttcagtgtcatttgatctttcagaaatctttctaacatgctgatttattatcaatgctgctTAAGATTTtgtaacctgtgatacttttctcagaattctttaatatataaaaagttaaaaataactgcatttatttaaaactaaaatcttttgtaacaatactaacatttaaaagttatttttcagtacattttttattaaatttattatttttttaaagaaattaatacttttatccagcaaagatgttttaaactgataaaaagtgatagcaaaaacttagaatgttagaatgattttaattcatcaaagagtCATGAAGAACCACAGGTTTcagtagaatgatttctgaaggatcatgcgacactgaagactggagtaatggttgatgaaaattcagctttgcatcacaggaataaattatattttaaaatatattaaattggaaaccattattttaaactgtaataatatttcacaatattcctatttttttcttttttgatcaagtaaatgcagccttgatgagcaaaagagaattaaaaaaagaaacattaaaaatcgtactgatcccaaacgtttgaatAACAGTGTAAGGGTTCACTCAAGTTATAAGggtaaaactaaaatgaaaaaaaataataataataaattctgcTCATCCTTTGCCACTGGTTACATTTGCAGGGGAGACTAAAAACTTTGAGAATGCATTTGAGGTAAACACCGTGCAACTGACAGGACTTCCTCTCGCCTTTTACTCAGGGATGTACGCCTATGCCGGCTGGTGAGCCCACCTTCTAATTTTAGACAAATCTTATAATGCCTTAAAGCAATAAAGtctttgaatacatttttggcCTCTTGCAGGTTTTACTTGAATTTCGTGACTGAGGAGGTGGAGAATCCTGAGAGGTTAGTGACTGGATATAACAAATCTGATTTCTGAGGTCTGATGCTTTAATTCAGCTGTTTCTAGTGTGGAAAAGCAAACCGCAGTGATGACTTAGGTGTTAATTTCCATTCCCCAGGACGGTGCCTCTTGCCATCTGCATCTCCATGGTGATAGTAATGATCTGTTACACAATGACGAACGTGGCATATTACACTGTGATGTCAGCAGAAGAGCTGTTAGCCTCCGATGCCGTAGCTGTGGTGGGTCACTCCCTGTCTGCTTCTATCACACATCTTATTCATTAAAACCGCAGTGGCAAAATCCAAGATCCTAACATTTTCTTTCAAGTAATAGCAGTAACTGGATCTTttaagaaagagagacagaaaaggATACCAGCTTTATAAATGAGTTCAAGCAATTTGCAGCAGTGACTGTAACAGTCAACACCTTCCTCCTCAGCAAAGTAAATGTGATTACATAAAGCCAGTGGCTCTAAATGCCTGTCTGTTTCTCTGCTGGAGAAATCATATATCTCTCACAAATAACTGACAGCGCCAGAATCCGTGCGCAGAGATCTCCTGCTAGGCTCTAAAAGCTTTCTCATCTCGTTAGACGTCTgtaatgcattcatttataGCCTGCGTGTCTCTATACAAgcttactttttatggaaaatataaaGCCTTTTTTACCGCACCGATCATTTATAAACACCAACAAGTCTAAAAATTGAAAATCAATGTTGTTTTCCTattttgtttcacaaaatgAGTTCCTCTTTCTCACTTCCATTCATTCTCTTTTCATCTGTTCCATCTCCATCTTCCCTCCCCAACAGACTTTTGCAGAGAAGCTGATGGGAAACTTCTCAGTCGCGGTTCCGTTTTTTGTGGCTATGTCTTGCTTTGGTTCCATGAACGGATGCCTATTTGCCATCTCAAGGTGTGCATCTCAGTTTTGAGTATTACATTTTAGGGAAATCAGGAAACAATTTTAATGATCTTTAGAAATCTTTTtagtagggctgggtaaaaaatatcaATTTCGTGATTTcaatcgattctcatttttacaaacaaTATAAGTTCTTAAATTCCAAGAAGCCTGTTTCTCCCATACAATTATTCACAATATGCTTTgttctttgttacttttgatatgaaactaAATCTCAGATTCagattctgtccatttcattacagtatttagaaaataaatgccgttttggcgctgattaatgtggagtgacaaaTCACTGTAGCGCCTCAGGCCttgtttacactagtgtgttttcattttaaaatggcttttttaaataaaactgatccTCGTCTAGACTGTCGCTTCAACAGGCGGACATGAgaaacaacccacggcaacagtgttaaagtagcccaattctacACTGCCCCAGTGTTTTCAAACTAAACGGGTCAGCAGCATTTTTGAAAGTCTCCGTTTTGAGGGACGAAAATGCAAGAGTAGTGTAAACAACAGGCGGAACCGAAAcaaaagttatgcgttttaaaacaaaaaagtgtaaaTGCATAAAAGTGTAAACATAGCCTGATCAGTTCGTGGCACGTGAACATGTCTATgaattataaatacaaaatatgagattatatttacattttaaatgggtGGTAATCAAATTACAGTTATATTTGAAAAGTATTTTAGATTACCAaggtgattttaattttaatgtaatttatttattttaatattaatgtaaaataattggaAATTTTAATTAGTGAGGCAAATAGTGATTCAGCCTGTTCAAATAGCAACCTGCCCTGCAGACTAGTGATGACTTGCTAAAATGCAAGAGAAAATCAGAAAGCCAAGCGCGTAACTGTCATGGAAATACAAAGACGATTTTACTTATAAATGGACAGAAAAGGACAGAACATCACAGTGCAATGGAATTTTTTGTTTACCTGTAACAAAACTTCTCTGAGCTTCAAAGAAACATCTAACCTTGAAAAAGCATCTTAATGTAAGTTGTTCTCAGTCTCAGGGTTGTATGAGTTCttgtttttctatatttataacatatgGTATAAGCAATATCAGTCGAGGAAGAATAGTGCTGTTTAGCTGAATATTAGCGTGATTGCAAATGTGAAGCTGATTTTCTGCAATTCAAAACAAAAGGTAATATTTGGTGACTTacttaaaagaacaaaaatggcTCTATAAAACTCATCGTATATTTACACTAAAAGCAAATCTTTGGAATAGACATCATTAGAAAAGACACCTACACTCTGAAGAACCTTCTATCGAGAGGTTATAAAAGTTCTTCAgatgtcaaaggttctttatggaaccatttagacaaaaagttCTTCTATGAGATCGTGaagtacctttatttttaagagtgtagcctTTGATGTGATCGACTTGAGTTTAAATCCGCCTTTCAACTCATTCTGCTCCCGTTCTCATCCCTTTTCCCCATCACATCTGCCACTGTtcgaaaaaaatattaatagcatCTAATTACTATCACTGCAAAGAAAAAACTTTACCCACATGGTGTAAATAGAATTTATGGCTATTTGCACGTAGTGAAATCATCAAATGATTTCATGACTCTTTCATTAAGTGATTTGCCACatctactggcagttttagtttcatatttcaaaatgtcatatttaaaacattaatctcatagcattatttatgcatttataatacactgtcagaaaaaaaggtacagttctgtcgctggggtGGTACATCCCCAGcaaaaaggtacatctttgtactttacctacccctaaacggcccatattagtaccttaaaggtacattttagtactttgaaagtacatacTGGAACCTTAAATgcacatattagtactttaaaagcacatatttgtacattttcacttttgtaccctagagtaccaccccagtgacaaaactgtaccttttttttcctgatagtgtagttttaaatgcattcatccCACCCATTTTTATTTAGAGGTGGTTAACATAGCAAACAACACATCAAAGTTAATATGTCCCTTAAGTATTGCAAAGTATTTAGATTAAGTTACTAAAATGAAGTAATCTAATGAAATATGttagaaaatcatttttaaagcatGTATTTTGTCATCtgtaatgaaatacattttaaaagcaacATATTCAGTGATTATAAACTCATTAGTcaactctagagaggagcattttgctaaatatatgcaccacaTAACATATTCATCatcatttttactgttcttcattgtttaatttatgtttgaacaAATTTGTCAAGTTTTTATAACAGGCACCATTAAATGCTGAtcggagtagaaatataattattataaaagcttaatttgtgttaatatatatatatataaataaagtgtttgtatacaaatcagttaattttaacctttaatattatagtaatgtaataCCAACTGACTCTTGTGTATATTTtgcagcattagttgagagtcttttttttttactttagaaaATTTTGCATGTTCTGTACCTGATATACACCCAAAATAATTGACATTAAATCAGAAATCAAATTTAATCGCAAGACTGTGAATCAGAATCGAATCATGAaatgtgtcaaaacccagccctactGTTTAGTGTAAAAGTACCAACCCGATCTCACAAGAAAACTTGCTGAAGACTGTGTTGATAATTACACTTACAACATGAAAAGCAATAATTGAACTTAGTTTACTGAAGTTTGAAAATATCAACTTTTTATAGATCTTGGTTTGTGTTTACAGTGGATGTTTGAACACGTTTTAACATTGTCTCTCTCTTCCACAGAATGTTCTATGTGGCCTCTCGAGAAGGTCAGCTTCCTGAAGTTCTCTCTATGATTCACATACGCCGACACACACCATTACCTGCTGTGCTTGTCCTGGTGAGTCATAAACGCACACATGTCCCACTCAATGGTCACCTGTACTGATACTCCTGTACAGCTGAACAAAACCATTTGCAGCTTCCTTTCTTTCCACACACTGAGCATTTCAAGTATCAATGTTCAgtgatgacaaaaacacaaaaaaatactcaTAATGGCAGTGCAGGCCTATACACATCTGAAAgcttcaaaataaatatgttctCACTGTCAAATGGCTCAGAAGATGttcaaaaaagaacagaaaactTTCATTTTACAAGACCACTTCACAGAACTTTTTTGTCAGcatgtatttttcatgtctatTTCTATGACTTTCTAAAAGTGCTAATCTTTCTTTCAGTATCCGTTCACACTACTGATCCTCTTCTTAGGGGACATCTACAGCCTGCTGAACTTCATGAGCTTCATGCGTTGGTTGTTCATCGGGGTGGCCGTAGTTGGCCTAATCTACATGCGCTACACACGTCCGGATATGCCACGACCGTTTAAGGTGAACCGCTTTCCTGTGCTGGCAGCCTATTGCCTCTTATCTCATACATctctaatgtaatataatgGTTACGCATCTAGCGGTTAGAAAAACACAGTAGATTTAATTCTAAATTGTAGGTTAGCAGAGGTAAGACAAGAATTGGAAAGCTATTGAGATCTCAATTGTACTCTGTCACTTTGTTATTGTGTCCACTTAATCTTAGGTTGCTCCTGGGGGCCTTTCTCTGGGATTGGTCAACTGGTAgttattttggatgaaaaacaTCCAATATACTGTGAAGTAACCATGAACTAACTGAGCTGACAATTTTTGAGTACCTGTTTTTCCCTCTAGTCTCATTTAAGCGTTTAATTCGTCATAATGAAAAAGTTTTGCTGATCAAACTCGAACAGGCTGGGTGTAAACATGGAAATTACTTTGTGTTACAACTGTGAATCACTTTTAGATAGGAAATTGAAGATTTTACAGATATCCAAGACAGTGTTCTAAATGTGTTGTTTAAAggaaatgaaaattcacactTATGACATTCCAATTCATGCAAAGCACTAACTGTACAGTTCACAATAAAAGGGCcattcaagcttcaaaaagggCACACAAGCATgataaaagaaatgaaaatggaCTGTGCTCACTACAGTAAACTATTTCAAGTCTTTTGGAGTCATATGATTTATGAGGAACAGACCTACATACAGACTAAACTGGAAAACACATGTTTTAATAAAGTTCCTCTTTATCtttgtgttttctctttctcaGGTTCCCATTTTCATCCCTGCTGTGTTCTCCTTCACCTGTTTCTTCATGGTCTTCCTTTCTTTATGGTCGGATCCAATTAATACTGGGATTGGCTTCGCCATCTCTCTCACAGGCATCCCTGCATACTTCATATTCATCCACTTTGAAAGAAAACCCAAATGGTTCAGGAAATTGTCAGGTCAGAAGTTACATAACAAGAAGTTACAAATGGCAACAGCATGAAACTTCTGAATATGTGTGTGAAAGTTGATTTATGTATAGTTACACATTTATGATTCTTATCCATCTTATTCTTACGGACTACGGACAAGACTTATGAacaccagtgtgttcataattaagataataaattaaaataatatggaaagacacaccaatttgcaatatcaagctgttttgtacagctaaaaatagttgGACGCGGATGAGGCCGGAAGCCAAACCCATACAATATACAAATGGCTGCGCCTGCTTTTataggaaaaataaggtggatgtCAGTGCCTATAGCGTAGTGGTTAGTGCACTGACATACAGCGCAACTGTGCCTCTGGCCGACCTGGGTTTGAATCTCAACCCAGGGACCTTTGCTGATCTCTTTGCCCCTTTCCTGTCAATCTCCAATATCCTGTCATCTAAAAAGCacgaaaaaagcaaaaaaaaaaaaaaaaaagtagataatGATGTCCGACATGCCAagctatttttgaaaataaacttttGGAAAAATATTCTCTGGGAATGTCATACAAACTTGAAACTTCCCCAGATGGTAGAGCTCAATTTGGGGAGAAACTCACCCCTCTTTGcaaagctatgctaaaagtactactgccagacccggagattggctgaatggattcaaaaacggtaaaactcaactgtttaactctagggggagttggacaatgagcctattttcaaaaaaagtggagtgttcctttaatattAAAGAATAGCAGAGTCCACACTACAGCTATAACGATAAAGGCAGAGAGAAACgagaacatttttttccagctgatgaacgTTAAAAGCATTGACACCCAATCAGATTCAATTTTGCTATCATGAGCTCGAGAATTTAAAGCGACAGATATGCATTCGCTCAGTATAAACAGATGGGAAgctaatatagttatctttatagttactgttcttggtgtgaacaagCCTTAACTCTTGAATGCAATGAGACATTTTCACCAAACTCAAAACACATAGGAATTagctcaatctttggtcaaattacaaaaattgaGGAGTTTGACCACTTGGTGGCATTATAACaggaaacaaaaaacatgaaaatggctGTAACTACGCACCCATTAGTCTGACTGACTTGAAATTTGGCATGCAGTGTTTTTGTACAAGGTGCCATCCCTATCTATGAGGGCACTGgtgtattttgaaaaacatggccgccattagCCAATCAAATTTGAGCACCTCTTAGATGAGATTAACGAAGGTTGACTGGAATGAACCTTGATGGGCTTTTTAGACTCATGGCTCTAGAAGTCTGtgagaaacttgaaaaaaattgGCCACTAGGTGGCATTACCAGGTTTTACACCTCGTatatcacatgatttttcacatatacacacaatattcatatcatatgttAGATATCCCCATTCTGAGCagctttgcctctagaaccactgctgtcaatcaaacagttCATTGAATATTTGACATTATGTGAAAAGGCAATTTTTGTGAACTCGTCTTAGACGGTTCGTTTGATTTTCACCAGAATTGACAGACAAAAAGTTCTctttaaaagctttttgataGACTCAACCATTCTTGATTAACTCACAAACAAATTTGACGAAGAGCTCGCCAAAGTAgacatgaggctatatctcctCAACGCCTTATCGTATTCAGTCCAAACCTGGAGTTTGTTTTGACAATTATGTCCTGAGGTTTCCTGCACACTTtcagcacagtgccacctagtggtcaggagatatgaaaatgGCAAAATGGATCCAAGGCTGATGATACATGGGGCTTTTTTAGCAACTTATTGCCAACTTTGGGTAACGTTGCCATCAGTGGGCAACTAGATGACACACAGGGCCCAAGACCGATCTAAATTATTGAGATGCAATGTTTCTTGGCATATTGGCACCGAAATACGTGTGTGTCATCATCACTCCTAGTTAACTACACCACATTAATTTGCGACcagtgccacctattggtcaaaagtgataaatcATTAGATAACATTTGTAGTGATTTTCAGCCTTTTGCGGTAAAATTATCTTAAAATGTCTATAATTGTTCAATGTTCTAAAAATGTTTGAACCCttgtaattgctgcttgcagctgtaCTTAATGTTTGTTTCCCTTGTGTTTCTCAGATTCTGTGAACAGATCACTACAGATCATCCTAGAAGTGATTCCTGCCGAACACTGAATGTTGTCCTTTTCCTCTGCACATGTATATGTGAAGGCTATACAATAactgttcatttatgcactacTCTACTAGTACAGTAGTTCTCAACTGGTGGGTCACAACCAAAAATGGGTTGCAAGTGTCTTCTGACTgacagcagagagagagagagagaacaatcCTAAATGCAAATACTAAAAAGCAActgaagcaaaaccagttgagacCTACTGCTGTCATATAtccaaaatgaaatacaatatcTCAAATGTCCCTGCCTCAGTCCACCTGAGAAAGAGACGTAACtgtcattttaacaaattattcattttcCAAAGCTGTGAATCATCTAACGTGACTGACATAAAGTCCATGCATTTCACTGGTGATTTAGGACCTTAGCCAACTTTTTCTCTTCCACTTATTCAATTTGCACTGCTATATCTTCATACACGTCGATGTCATTGACGCCATAACAAGTGATTCCACTGAGGTGTGACTCAGCCAGGGATTTGGACATAATCTGTTTCACTCTCCTCAATGGCTGAGATATTTGAAATTCTGTTATACAGACATGACTGTACATGTATAACTGAATAATGGCTATCTTGTAGGGTCTTGTTTGACCAATAGTTTTTTTCGAATATATCATATACACTACAGTGATATTTATGTATACGATACACTGGataatctaatatttttattgcccATAATGCTGTTTTATTGTACCATGCAGGAGAACTCCACAGAGCACTAATTTATGTTGATTAGCACTCCAGAAATGCCTTCAAACCTATTAACAACTTACTCGTGCATTCAACTTGAAAATTAATCTTATTTATGATCAGTTAATTCCCTAATGAATTGCCAGTAAAGATTTTGCACATTAACACTGTGCGTGTTTAAATACCGAATCACCTACACATATCCTGACAGGACATCAGCCTACTTGATCATGTCTGGGAttaattaaatcagtattatgactgtttcagaaaaaaagtgtttgagaCACTTTTCCATTCACTGGTATATTTTTGTAcagcatattttttaaaactatatcgACTACTGCAGTGGAAACAGCTTTTGTAAAGCTACAAACAAACTTTGTATGACCAATTCTACCAAATCAAATAAATCTATTTCCAAATCTCTGCAATTGttgcagaaaatgtttttatgatgtTGTTTCATTACAGGAAACCAGACTAAAAAACAGAAGATGACAAATTACAGAATTGCTCAGAAAAGATGATTGTTCAGAGGCACTTTACTTTAGAAGAAACACTGATGAAAACTTCTGATGAAACCACTtccactaccagtcaaaagtttttgaacagtaagagtttcttctgctcaccaagcctgcatttatttaatctaaagtacagtaaaaactttttgaaatatttttgctatttaaaacttttctgtttgaatatattttaaaatgtaatttattcctgtgatcaaagctaaatttttatcatcattactccagtctatagtgtcacatgaccctttagaaatcattctaacatgctgatttgctatttaaaaagcatttttttaatgattattatcaataatatttaaaacagttgagcacattttttcaggattttttgatgaatagaaggatccaaagatcagcatttatctgaaagctTTTGTagcaaaagtgacatttataatgttacaaaaatatctatttcagataaatgctgttcttctgaactttctattcatcaaagaaacctgataataataataataataataataataataataataataataaatgtttttgaacaacaaattagaatggtttctgaaggatcatgtgactggtgtaatgatgctaaaaattcagctttgaaatcacagaataaattacattaaaaaaataaaaaaataatatatatatatatcaaatagaaaacagttattttaaatagtaaaaatatttcaaaattgtactgtttttgttgtactttagatcaaataaatacaggcttggccagcagagacttctttaaagaacataaaaag includes:
- the slc7a11 gene encoding cystine/glutamate transporter, with product MPRRTVSVPHPNGDPTPSNFGEKESLKSNGDHHAGAPEEKVELRKKVTLLRGISMIIGTIIGAGIFISPKGILKNSGSVGMSLVVWIACGILSLFGALSYAELGTCIKKSGGHYTYILEAFGPQVAFVRLWVDMIAIRPAGMAVIALAFGRYILEPIFMPCEIPDIAVKLATTIGITLVMYLNSMSVSWTTRIQNFLTFSKLLAIAIIIVPGVYLLFKGETKNFENAFEVNTVQLTGLPLAFYSGMYAYAGWFYLNFVTEEVENPERTVPLAICISMVIVMICYTMTNVAYYTVMSAEELLASDAVAVTFAEKLMGNFSVAVPFFVAMSCFGSMNGCLFAISRMFYVASREGQLPEVLSMIHIRRHTPLPAVLVLYPFTLLILFLGDIYSLLNFMSFMRWLFIGVAVVGLIYMRYTRPDMPRPFKVPIFIPAVFSFTCFFMVFLSLWSDPINTGIGFAISLTGIPAYFIFIHFERKPKWFRKLSDSVNRSLQIILEVIPAEH